One segment of Anastrepha obliqua isolate idAnaObli1 chromosome 3, idAnaObli1_1.0, whole genome shotgun sequence DNA contains the following:
- the LOC129241192 gene encoding probable aminoacyl tRNA synthase complex-interacting multifunctional protein 2 isoform X1 has translation MYELKTLLPEYDIQLPTCMYPMKVLNSSAKAAVKADASNGFCNGNVNYNATSAVSIDVPKKNVCVLDLDNLSAKIQNLLKSSNDVATVSARQAKVLKQLQELKQQMANIRTTLGLCQKGAESTVQPILQNAGLREEPLHDIVINGHPMFIPYALLALKNAWKDLFTIDVKTFKHSTIPDIGEEATEFEKKLAQVKIDPSKPKVNVSLIWKNCEHTEMISSPTMYVPIYGEVNIIRYLGRVGPIAYRYENSPNCNEIDAVLDICYQLLRCNTSRSRASMLRALDLRLGKQKYFGGDEISIADIGVHSSLKRLPVIKSADLTSALTGWRKRVQLITQL, from the exons atgtacgagTTAAAAACACTATTGCCGGAATATGATATACAATTACCTACTTGCATGTACCCAATGAAGGTGCTCAACTCCTCGGCGAAAGCGGCTGTAAAAGCTGACGCAAGCAAC GGGTTTTGTAATGGCAATGTTAATTATAACGCCACGTCCGCTGTCTCCATCGATGTGCCGAAGAAAAATGTGTGCGTGCTTGATTTGGACAATTTAAGTGCAAAAATCCAGAATTTACTCAag TCCTCAAATGACGTCGCCACAGTTTCTGCCCGCCAAGCGAAAGTTCTAAAGCAACTTCAGGAACTCAAACAACAAATGGCCAATATACGTACAACTCTTGGTCTTTGCCAAAAAGGAGCAGAGTCTACAGTGCAGCCAATTTTGCAAAATGCAGGCTTGCGAgag GAACCACTGCACGATATTGTTATTAATGGACATCCCATGTTCATACCCTATGCTTTATTAGCGCTCAAGAATGCTTGGAAAGATCTCTTTACTATTGATGTGAAAACGTTTAAGCATTCTACGATACCAGATATTGGTGAAGAAGCAAccgaattcgaaaaaaaactagCTCAAGTGAAAATTGATCCATCAAAGCCGAAAGTGAACGTCTCACTCATTtggaaaaatt GTGAACACACTGAAATGATAAGCTCTCCCACCATGTACGTGCCCATTTACGGCGAAGTGAATATTATTCGGTATTTGGGTCGTGTCGGTCCAATTGCTTATCGTTATGAAAACTCGCCTAACTGCAATGAAATCGATGCTGTACTCGACATCTGCTATCAGCTATTGCGCTGTAATACGAGTAGGAGTCGCGCTTCAATGCTGCGTGCGCTTGATCTGCGGCTgggcaaacaaaaatattttggtggtGACGAAATATCAATCGCAGACATCGGCGTCCATAGTTCACTAAAACGCTTGCCTGTAATAAAATCTGCTGACCTTACGTCGGCCTTGACTGGGTGGCGGAAACGTGTGCAACTTATTACACAATTGTAA
- the LOC129241192 gene encoding probable aminoacyl tRNA synthase complex-interacting multifunctional protein 2 isoform X2 translates to MYELKTLLPEYDIQLPTCMYPMKVLNSSAKAAVKADASNSSNDVATVSARQAKVLKQLQELKQQMANIRTTLGLCQKGAESTVQPILQNAGLREEPLHDIVINGHPMFIPYALLALKNAWKDLFTIDVKTFKHSTIPDIGEEATEFEKKLAQVKIDPSKPKVNVSLIWKNCEHTEMISSPTMYVPIYGEVNIIRYLGRVGPIAYRYENSPNCNEIDAVLDICYQLLRCNTSRSRASMLRALDLRLGKQKYFGGDEISIADIGVHSSLKRLPVIKSADLTSALTGWRKRVQLITQL, encoded by the exons atgtacgagTTAAAAACACTATTGCCGGAATATGATATACAATTACCTACTTGCATGTACCCAATGAAGGTGCTCAACTCCTCGGCGAAAGCGGCTGTAAAAGCTGACGCAAGCAAC TCCTCAAATGACGTCGCCACAGTTTCTGCCCGCCAAGCGAAAGTTCTAAAGCAACTTCAGGAACTCAAACAACAAATGGCCAATATACGTACAACTCTTGGTCTTTGCCAAAAAGGAGCAGAGTCTACAGTGCAGCCAATTTTGCAAAATGCAGGCTTGCGAgag GAACCACTGCACGATATTGTTATTAATGGACATCCCATGTTCATACCCTATGCTTTATTAGCGCTCAAGAATGCTTGGAAAGATCTCTTTACTATTGATGTGAAAACGTTTAAGCATTCTACGATACCAGATATTGGTGAAGAAGCAAccgaattcgaaaaaaaactagCTCAAGTGAAAATTGATCCATCAAAGCCGAAAGTGAACGTCTCACTCATTtggaaaaatt GTGAACACACTGAAATGATAAGCTCTCCCACCATGTACGTGCCCATTTACGGCGAAGTGAATATTATTCGGTATTTGGGTCGTGTCGGTCCAATTGCTTATCGTTATGAAAACTCGCCTAACTGCAATGAAATCGATGCTGTACTCGACATCTGCTATCAGCTATTGCGCTGTAATACGAGTAGGAGTCGCGCTTCAATGCTGCGTGCGCTTGATCTGCGGCTgggcaaacaaaaatattttggtggtGACGAAATATCAATCGCAGACATCGGCGTCCATAGTTCACTAAAACGCTTGCCTGTAATAAAATCTGCTGACCTTACGTCGGCCTTGACTGGGTGGCGGAAACGTGTGCAACTTATTACACAATTGTAA
- the LOC129241191 gene encoding nuclear hormone receptor HR78 isoform X2, which translates to MQSSDMGASGFKTEDNKAAVTIVHHAAGSGNGSGGVTNTTAANMSIETCLVCGDRASGRHYGAISCEGCKGFFKRSIRKQLGYQCRGSMNCEVTKHHRNRCQFCRLQKCLASGMRTVQHERKPIVDKKEFAGSSSSGSSTSTVANAAAAAAALNTNNTATGGGAMLFSHNLSTSGVAANNSESPSTSKPSSLFSYNMTLPEMRQAIANNSDVAVPPLPFHLTFAEMRQIIQNAKNFQQEKQLSIQTQPPQTFYYSPELPKVGDDEEDDDESLDNSSTTCLQNLTTNANNNNTQNLNLNIDPMHSPATAVGHIQTSLDRRVIEKALQLLIPIQNQLDRLSLATGGGSISGLTGGSPIIKNEIEDEDMGEDSGAEDEVDMTETLLGVGNAKEFVINECVFDNEILSSAQATFNLQAPSLVSAYLNLHYICETGSRIIFLSVYWMRKIAVFDQLDGRTQIKLLRASWPGLLAIALAQVRSLSVNTIITTLVANVRQLAEVDKIEPQKIRKLSEHIARLHSYIHDTLALELDDMEFAFLRLAISFNPHMLLRNRERNVRDFVRRVQLYVLSSLRKHIACQLSNEDQAEERFSTLIITLLPLAALESEIIEELFFSSLIGQVQIDNMIPYILTLSANTSL; encoded by the exons ATGCAGTCGTCTGATATGGGCGCAAGTGGTTTCAAAACCGAAG ATAACAAGGCAGCAGTAACAATTGTGCATCACGCTGCTGGAAGCGGTAATGGTAGTGGCGGTGTAACGAATACGACTGCGGCCAATATGAGCATTGAAACGTGTCTGGTGTGTGGAGATCGCGCATCAG GTCGTCACTATGGAGCCATTTCATGTGAAGGTTGCAAGGGCTTCTTCAAACGTTCCATACGCAAACAATTGGGATATCAATGTCGGGGCTCTATGAATTGTGAAGTTACCAAACATCATCGTAATCGTTGTCAATTTTGCCGTCTACAAAAGTGTTTAGCCAGCGGAATGCGAA CTGTTCAACATGAGCGGAAACCGATTGTTGATAAGAAAGAGTTTGCAGGCAGCTCTTCTTCAGGATCCTCCACTTCAACAGTTGCCAATGCTGCCGCTGCTGCAGCCGCTTTGAACACCAACAATACTGCTACCGGCGGCGGAGCTATGCTCTTCAGTCACAACTTGAGTACCAGCGGCGTAGCTGCCAACAACTCGGAGTCACCTTCAACTTCAAAACCATCATCTCTATTCTCCTATAACATGACGCTACCCGAAATGaggcaag CGATTGCAAACAATTCTGATGTAGCCGTGCCACCTTTACCCTTTCACCTAACATTTGCCGAAATGAGACAaa taataCAAAATGCAAAGAATTTCCAACAAGAGAAACAACTTTCTATACAAACTCAACCACCACAAACCTTTTACTACTCTCCGGAATTACCAAAGGTCGGAGATGACGAGGAGGATGACGATGAATCCTTGGACAATAGCAGCACCACATGCCTCCAAAACCTAACCACCAAtgccaacaataacaacacccAAAATTTAAATCTGAACATAGACCCTATGCACAGTCCTGCCACAGCAGTCGGACATATACAGACATCTTTGGACAGGCGAGTCATAGAGAAAGCATTACAATTGCTGATTCCTATACAGAATCAACTGGACCGCTTGTCCTTAGCAACGGGTGGTGGCAGCATAAGTGGGCTCACGGGTGGCTCGCCTatcattaaaaatgaaatagaagACGAAGACATGGGCGAAG ACAGTGGCGCAGAGGATGAAGTTGATATGACTGAAACGCTACTTGGTGTTGGCAATGCAAAGGAATTCGTCATAAACGAATGCGTGTTCGATAATGAAATCTTGTCGAGTGCCCAAGCCACTTTCAACCTTCAAGCTCCCAGTTTGGTCTCGGCCTATCTCAATCTTCACTACATTTGCGAAACGGGCTCACGCATTATTTTCCTTAGCGTCTATTGGATGCGCAAAATAGCTGTTTTCGATCAATTGGACGGGCGTACACAAATCAAGTTGCTGCGAGCCAGCTGGCCCGGTTTGCTTGCGATAGCGCTGGCGCAGGTGCGGAGTTTATCAGTGAACACCATTATAACCACGCTAGTGGCGAATGTGCGTCAACTGGCAGAAGTTGACAAGATCGAACCACAAAAGATACGAAAGCTGAGTGAGCATATAGCACGCCTGCATTCCTACATTCACGATACGCTGGCGTTGGAGTTGGATGACATGGAATTTGCTTTTCTACGTCTCGCTATTTCCTTCAATCCGCACATGCTGCTGAGAAATCGAGAACGCAATGTTCGAGACTTTGTGCGGCGCGTACAGTTGTATGTGTTATCCAGCTTACGGAAGCATATCGCATGTCAGTTAAGTAACGAGGATCAAGCGGAGGAACGTTTTAGTACGCTAATTATCACGCTATTACCATTGGCTGCCTTAGAATCGGAAATTATTGAGGAACTGTTTTTCTCTAGCTTAATAGGGCAGGTGCAAATCGACAATATGATACCTTATATTTTAACGCTAAGCGCCAATACAAGTCTATAG
- the LOC129241191 gene encoding nuclear hormone receptor HR78 isoform X1: MQSSDMGASGFKTEDNKAAVTIVHHAAGSGNGSGGVTNTTAANMSIETCLVCGDRASGRHYGAISCEGCKGFFKRSIRKQLGYQCRGSMNCEVTKHHRNRCQFCRLQKCLASGMRSDSVQHERKPIVDKKEFAGSSSSGSSTSTVANAAAAAAALNTNNTATGGGAMLFSHNLSTSGVAANNSESPSTSKPSSLFSYNMTLPEMRQAIANNSDVAVPPLPFHLTFAEMRQIIQNAKNFQQEKQLSIQTQPPQTFYYSPELPKVGDDEEDDDESLDNSSTTCLQNLTTNANNNNTQNLNLNIDPMHSPATAVGHIQTSLDRRVIEKALQLLIPIQNQLDRLSLATGGGSISGLTGGSPIIKNEIEDEDMGEDSGAEDEVDMTETLLGVGNAKEFVINECVFDNEILSSAQATFNLQAPSLVSAYLNLHYICETGSRIIFLSVYWMRKIAVFDQLDGRTQIKLLRASWPGLLAIALAQVRSLSVNTIITTLVANVRQLAEVDKIEPQKIRKLSEHIARLHSYIHDTLALELDDMEFAFLRLAISFNPHMLLRNRERNVRDFVRRVQLYVLSSLRKHIACQLSNEDQAEERFSTLIITLLPLAALESEIIEELFFSSLIGQVQIDNMIPYILTLSANTSL, encoded by the exons ATGCAGTCGTCTGATATGGGCGCAAGTGGTTTCAAAACCGAAG ATAACAAGGCAGCAGTAACAATTGTGCATCACGCTGCTGGAAGCGGTAATGGTAGTGGCGGTGTAACGAATACGACTGCGGCCAATATGAGCATTGAAACGTGTCTGGTGTGTGGAGATCGCGCATCAG GTCGTCACTATGGAGCCATTTCATGTGAAGGTTGCAAGGGCTTCTTCAAACGTTCCATACGCAAACAATTGGGATATCAATGTCGGGGCTCTATGAATTGTGAAGTTACCAAACATCATCGTAATCGTTGTCAATTTTGCCGTCTACAAAAGTGTTTAGCCAGCGGAATGCGAAGTGATT CTGTTCAACATGAGCGGAAACCGATTGTTGATAAGAAAGAGTTTGCAGGCAGCTCTTCTTCAGGATCCTCCACTTCAACAGTTGCCAATGCTGCCGCTGCTGCAGCCGCTTTGAACACCAACAATACTGCTACCGGCGGCGGAGCTATGCTCTTCAGTCACAACTTGAGTACCAGCGGCGTAGCTGCCAACAACTCGGAGTCACCTTCAACTTCAAAACCATCATCTCTATTCTCCTATAACATGACGCTACCCGAAATGaggcaag CGATTGCAAACAATTCTGATGTAGCCGTGCCACCTTTACCCTTTCACCTAACATTTGCCGAAATGAGACAaa taataCAAAATGCAAAGAATTTCCAACAAGAGAAACAACTTTCTATACAAACTCAACCACCACAAACCTTTTACTACTCTCCGGAATTACCAAAGGTCGGAGATGACGAGGAGGATGACGATGAATCCTTGGACAATAGCAGCACCACATGCCTCCAAAACCTAACCACCAAtgccaacaataacaacacccAAAATTTAAATCTGAACATAGACCCTATGCACAGTCCTGCCACAGCAGTCGGACATATACAGACATCTTTGGACAGGCGAGTCATAGAGAAAGCATTACAATTGCTGATTCCTATACAGAATCAACTGGACCGCTTGTCCTTAGCAACGGGTGGTGGCAGCATAAGTGGGCTCACGGGTGGCTCGCCTatcattaaaaatgaaatagaagACGAAGACATGGGCGAAG ACAGTGGCGCAGAGGATGAAGTTGATATGACTGAAACGCTACTTGGTGTTGGCAATGCAAAGGAATTCGTCATAAACGAATGCGTGTTCGATAATGAAATCTTGTCGAGTGCCCAAGCCACTTTCAACCTTCAAGCTCCCAGTTTGGTCTCGGCCTATCTCAATCTTCACTACATTTGCGAAACGGGCTCACGCATTATTTTCCTTAGCGTCTATTGGATGCGCAAAATAGCTGTTTTCGATCAATTGGACGGGCGTACACAAATCAAGTTGCTGCGAGCCAGCTGGCCCGGTTTGCTTGCGATAGCGCTGGCGCAGGTGCGGAGTTTATCAGTGAACACCATTATAACCACGCTAGTGGCGAATGTGCGTCAACTGGCAGAAGTTGACAAGATCGAACCACAAAAGATACGAAAGCTGAGTGAGCATATAGCACGCCTGCATTCCTACATTCACGATACGCTGGCGTTGGAGTTGGATGACATGGAATTTGCTTTTCTACGTCTCGCTATTTCCTTCAATCCGCACATGCTGCTGAGAAATCGAGAACGCAATGTTCGAGACTTTGTGCGGCGCGTACAGTTGTATGTGTTATCCAGCTTACGGAAGCATATCGCATGTCAGTTAAGTAACGAGGATCAAGCGGAGGAACGTTTTAGTACGCTAATTATCACGCTATTACCATTGGCTGCCTTAGAATCGGAAATTATTGAGGAACTGTTTTTCTCTAGCTTAATAGGGCAGGTGCAAATCGACAATATGATACCTTATATTTTAACGCTAAGCGCCAATACAAGTCTATAG
- the LOC129242259 gene encoding uncharacterized protein LOC129242259 translates to MLQSMYNERINYLYLLFLRPILKDMQRVNQSFQSKKPDSTKLLKDLLIAIKSLKHTIISPDDDINVLNSDFESYVKRDLYLGYAFEKELKTLSLDRTEESQVRIKCTDFCIELIHQLKKRIPDNFEVLNKIDLFSVGNVLRAKKESIIELLIFFKVEDVDNLKRQYDNLQYNTWQNVENTEKFWAEVYNYKDSTFTNPYKELASLALKILSLPWSNAEVERLFSQVNLIKTKLRNRMNCTVLSSILAIRYGLRRQGKCCFDYDVPTKCLRKANYKSDEGVENGVHR, encoded by the exons ATGCTGCAATCCATGTATAACGAAAGAATCAACTATCTGTATCTGCTATTTTTACGGCCTATACTAAAAGACATGCAAAGAGTCAACCAAAGTTTTCAAAGCAAGAAACCAGATTCCACAAAATTGCTAAAGGATTTGTTAATTGCAATTAAATCACTGAAGCACACTATTATATCGCCGGATGATGACATCAATGTGCTAAATAGTGATTTTGAATCTTACGTTAAGAGAGATCTCTATCTTGGTTACGCATTCGAAAAGGAGTTAAAAACGTTAAGTCTGGACAGAACTGAGGAATCTCAAGTTCGAATCAAATGTACCGATTTTTGTATAGAATTAATACATCAACTGAAGAAAAG aattccaGATAATTTTGAagtgttaaataaaattgacctATTTTCGGTCGGAAATGTATTGCGAGCCAAGAAAGAAAGTATTattgaacttttaattttttttaaagtggaagaCGTCGACAATTTAAAAAGGCAATATGATAATTTGCAATATAATACCTggcaaaatgttgaaaatacgGAGAAGTTCTGGGCCGAAGTTTATAATTATAAAGACTCGACCTTTACCAATCCATATAAGGAGTTAGCTAGCCTCGCTCTAAAAATTTTGTCTCTTCCCTGGTCGAACGCTGAAGTAGAGCGTCTCTTCAGTCAGGTGAacttaattaaaactaaattaagaaATAGAATGAACTGCACGGTGCTAAGCTCTATTTTGGCTATAAG ATATGGATTACGCCGACAGGGAAAATGTTGTTTCGACTATGATGTTCCGACAAAGTGCCTTAGAAAGGCTAATTATAAAAGCGATGAAGGCGTTGAAAATGGTGTTCATCGATGA